A genomic window from Salvelinus namaycush isolate Seneca chromosome 21, SaNama_1.0, whole genome shotgun sequence includes:
- the spty2d1 gene encoding protein SPT2 homolog isoform X1 produces the protein MDFENVLSIASQNQGLSSVPKRYSLQTGPPKKDPKVKGVNSAAVQAFLKKQEMESKKKEAMSMKKKEGLLAKRVELKSDRKARAMASRTKDNFRGYNGIPVVEEPKKRRSKGERGEEQQRSDTYDEDDEDTYEYAQTDSEPEPEPDPEPQIPRQAVPNSKPSKRPSGPSKPAPLPMNFAELLKLAQKKQFEPVEVKAKPSKKGEPERLRTADEIRELDLERKAKRLDKGSRDSRPQERERDRDGDRDRNRDGRDKSQASSSSSRKSTSDRDVRNGKQPHKSLSERPVPSGSGRKPKPLLPSCSSSERNHHGSAKPSQDRDRDRERPKAKPSQSSSSSLSGALSRKAPTKGASSQVSAKPPTPRPTSAGHKPTATSDLNTPRKGNPSLTPGRPGNSGMRPSTALSSVQARPQGLGQSRPQQGGSLGQARASQGSSVRGGPTGGPSRPGKGEPARPGGSSTARPASNGQMRPTAVGPPRPGGPPQARPGGGSVQGRPGDGGVRPPGNAPGRPGGGGPVPRRPASSMGSGPGRPKCTLVAETISSKTFGGGRGAPPSRPGMPPSRPGMPPNRPGMPPSRPGMPPSRPGMPPSRPGMQPSSMMRPQGMIRSPITSAYKRKYEDEEEEEYDSEMEDFIDDEGEDQATVSKHIKEIFGYDRTKYKEESDYALKFMESSWRDQQKEEARSLRLGIKEDEEELRLEEEAMKKKMPMNAKRKKV, from the exons ATGGACTTCGAAAATGTCTTGTCAATCGCCTCCCAAAACCAGGGCCTCAGTAGCGTACCG AAGCGGTACAGTTTACAAACTGGACCACCCAAAAAGGACCCTAAAGTGAAAGGTGTCAACTCAGCAGCTGTGCAGGCTTTCCTAAAGAAACAAGAGATGGAGAGTAAAAAGAAAG AGGCCATGAGTATGAAAAAGAAAGAGGGGCTTCTCGCCAAAAGGGTGGAGCTAAAGTCTGACCGCAAGGCTCGAGCGATGGCATCTCGAACCAAGGACAACTTCAGGGGCTACAACGGCATCCCTGTGGTGGAGGAACCCAAGAAGAGGAGATCAAAGGGGGAGAGGGGCGAAGAGCAGCAGAGGAGTGACACTTACGACGAAGATGATGAGGACACGTACGAATACGCGCAGACTGACTCTGAGCCCGAGCCAGAACCGGACCCGGAACCCCAGATACCCAGACAGGCTGTTCCCAACTCCAAGCCCTCAAAGAGACCCAGCGGACCGTCTAAACCCGCCCCTCTACCCATGAACTTTGCCGAGCTGCTCAAACTGGCCCAGAAGAAGCAGTTTGAGCCAGTGGAGGTGAAAGCCAAGCCAAGCAAGAAGGGCGAGCCGGAGAGGCTGCGGACGGCCGATGAGATACGTGAGCTGGACCTGGAACGCAAGGCTAAGCGGCTTGATAAAGGCAGCAGAGACTCCAGACCCCaggagagagaacgagatagagatggggacagagatagGAACAGAGATGGAAGAGACAAATCCCAGGCCAGCTCAAGCTCCTCAAGAAAAAGCACTTCTGATAGAGATGTAAGGAACGGGAAGCAGCCACACAAGAGCTTGTCGGAGAGGCCCGTTCCCAGTGGGTCGGGGAGGAAGCCAAAGCCCCTGCTGCCATCTTGCTCGTCGAGCGAAAGAAACCACCACGGTTCTGCCAAGCCGTctcaggacagagacagagatagagaaaggCCCAAAGCAAAACCTTCTCAGAGCTCCTCTTCCAGCTTGTCAGGTGCCTTAAGCAGAAAAGCCCCCACCAAAGGAGCCTCCTCTCAGGTCTCAGCCAAACCTCCCACACCCAGGCCCACTTCAGCAGGCCACAAACCCACTGCCACAAGTGACCTTAACACCCCCAGGAAGGGAAACCCCTCACTAACTCCAGGGCGACCCGGCAACTCTGGGATGAGACCCAGCACAGCTCTGAGTTCCGTCCAGGCTAGACCACAGGGTTTGGGCCAAAGCAGACCACAACAAGGGGGCTCTTTGGGGCAGGCTCGAGCCAGCCAGGGCAGCTCAGTGAGGGGAGGACCCACCGGAGGACCCTCCAGGCCCGGAAAGGGAGAACCGGCGCGACCTGGTGGTAGCTCCACGGCAAGACCAGCGAGTAACGGACAGATGAGACCCACTGCAGTTGGTCCTCCCAGGCCAGGGGGGCCACCTCAGGCCAGGCCGGGTGGAGGTAGTGTCCAAGGTCGCCCTGGTGACGGAGGGGTTAGACCTCCAGGGAACGCACCCGGTCGGCCTGGGGGTGGGGGACCCGTGCCCAGGCGGCCAGCCAGCAGTATGGGCTCCGGGCCTGGGAGACCCAAATGCACTTTGGTGGCCGAGACCATCTCATCCAAGACCTTTGGTGGAGGCAGGGGAGCGCCACCTAGTAGGCCAGGCATGCCACCTAGTAGGCCAGGCATGCCACCTAATAGGCCAGGCATGCCACCTAGTAGGCCAGGCATGCCACCTAGTAGGCCAGGCATGCCACCTAGTAGGCCAGGCATGCAGCCCAGCTCAATGATGAGACCTCAAG GCATGATTCGTTCACCAATCACCTCGGCCTACAAGAGGAAGtacgaggacgaggaggaggaggagtacgaCTCTGAGATGGAGGACTTCATCGACGATGAAGGGGAGGACCAAGCCACAGTCTCCAAACACATCAAGGAAATCTTTGGCTACGACCGGACCAA ATACAAAGAGGAGAGTGACTATGCATTAAAGTTCATGGAGAGCAGTTGGAGAGACCAGCAAAAAGAGGAGGCTAGGAG TTTACGCCTGGGTATcaaggaggatgaggaagagttGCGCTTGGAGGAGGAAGCGATGAAAAAGAAAATGCCAATGAATGCAAAACGGAAAAAAGTTTGA
- the spty2d1 gene encoding protein SPT2 homolog isoform X2, which yields MDFENVLSIASQNQGLSSVPKRYSLQTGPPKKDPKVKGVNSAAVQAFLKKQEMESKKKEAMSMKKKEGLLAKRVELKSDRKARAMASRTKDNFRGYNGIPVVEEPKKRRSKGERGEEQQRSDTYDEDDEDTYEYAQTDSEPEPEPDPEPQIPRQAVPNSKPSKRPSGPSKPAPLPMNFAELLKLAQKKQFEPVEVKAKPSKKGEPERLRTADEIRELDLERKAKRLDKGSRDSRPQERERDRDGDRDRNRDGRDKSQASSSSSRKSTSDRDVRNGKQPHKSLSERPVPSGSGRKPKPLLPSCSSSERNHHGSAKPSQDRDRDRERPKAKPSQSSSSSLSGALSRKAPTKGASSQVSAKPPTPRPTSAGHKPTATSDLNTPRKGNPSLTPGRPGNSGMRPSTALSSVQARPQGLGQSRPQQGGSLGQARASQGSSVRGGPTGGPSRPGKGEPARPGGSSTARPASNGQMRPTAVGPPRPGGPPQARPGGGSVQGRPGDGGVRPPGNAPGRPGGGGPVPRRPASSMGSGPGRPKCTLVAETISSKTFGGGRGAPPSRPGMPPSRPGMPPNRPGMPPSRPGMPPSRPGMPPSRPGMQPSSMMRPQGMIRSPITSAYKRKYEDEEEEEYDSEMEDFIDDEGEDQATVSKHIKEIFGYDRTKYKEESDYALKFMESSWRDQQKEEARSLKMAVFEDQEEERREGEELKQNMAKMKETN from the exons ATGGACTTCGAAAATGTCTTGTCAATCGCCTCCCAAAACCAGGGCCTCAGTAGCGTACCG AAGCGGTACAGTTTACAAACTGGACCACCCAAAAAGGACCCTAAAGTGAAAGGTGTCAACTCAGCAGCTGTGCAGGCTTTCCTAAAGAAACAAGAGATGGAGAGTAAAAAGAAAG AGGCCATGAGTATGAAAAAGAAAGAGGGGCTTCTCGCCAAAAGGGTGGAGCTAAAGTCTGACCGCAAGGCTCGAGCGATGGCATCTCGAACCAAGGACAACTTCAGGGGCTACAACGGCATCCCTGTGGTGGAGGAACCCAAGAAGAGGAGATCAAAGGGGGAGAGGGGCGAAGAGCAGCAGAGGAGTGACACTTACGACGAAGATGATGAGGACACGTACGAATACGCGCAGACTGACTCTGAGCCCGAGCCAGAACCGGACCCGGAACCCCAGATACCCAGACAGGCTGTTCCCAACTCCAAGCCCTCAAAGAGACCCAGCGGACCGTCTAAACCCGCCCCTCTACCCATGAACTTTGCCGAGCTGCTCAAACTGGCCCAGAAGAAGCAGTTTGAGCCAGTGGAGGTGAAAGCCAAGCCAAGCAAGAAGGGCGAGCCGGAGAGGCTGCGGACGGCCGATGAGATACGTGAGCTGGACCTGGAACGCAAGGCTAAGCGGCTTGATAAAGGCAGCAGAGACTCCAGACCCCaggagagagaacgagatagagatggggacagagatagGAACAGAGATGGAAGAGACAAATCCCAGGCCAGCTCAAGCTCCTCAAGAAAAAGCACTTCTGATAGAGATGTAAGGAACGGGAAGCAGCCACACAAGAGCTTGTCGGAGAGGCCCGTTCCCAGTGGGTCGGGGAGGAAGCCAAAGCCCCTGCTGCCATCTTGCTCGTCGAGCGAAAGAAACCACCACGGTTCTGCCAAGCCGTctcaggacagagacagagatagagaaaggCCCAAAGCAAAACCTTCTCAGAGCTCCTCTTCCAGCTTGTCAGGTGCCTTAAGCAGAAAAGCCCCCACCAAAGGAGCCTCCTCTCAGGTCTCAGCCAAACCTCCCACACCCAGGCCCACTTCAGCAGGCCACAAACCCACTGCCACAAGTGACCTTAACACCCCCAGGAAGGGAAACCCCTCACTAACTCCAGGGCGACCCGGCAACTCTGGGATGAGACCCAGCACAGCTCTGAGTTCCGTCCAGGCTAGACCACAGGGTTTGGGCCAAAGCAGACCACAACAAGGGGGCTCTTTGGGGCAGGCTCGAGCCAGCCAGGGCAGCTCAGTGAGGGGAGGACCCACCGGAGGACCCTCCAGGCCCGGAAAGGGAGAACCGGCGCGACCTGGTGGTAGCTCCACGGCAAGACCAGCGAGTAACGGACAGATGAGACCCACTGCAGTTGGTCCTCCCAGGCCAGGGGGGCCACCTCAGGCCAGGCCGGGTGGAGGTAGTGTCCAAGGTCGCCCTGGTGACGGAGGGGTTAGACCTCCAGGGAACGCACCCGGTCGGCCTGGGGGTGGGGGACCCGTGCCCAGGCGGCCAGCCAGCAGTATGGGCTCCGGGCCTGGGAGACCCAAATGCACTTTGGTGGCCGAGACCATCTCATCCAAGACCTTTGGTGGAGGCAGGGGAGCGCCACCTAGTAGGCCAGGCATGCCACCTAGTAGGCCAGGCATGCCACCTAATAGGCCAGGCATGCCACCTAGTAGGCCAGGCATGCCACCTAGTAGGCCAGGCATGCCACCTAGTAGGCCAGGCATGCAGCCCAGCTCAATGATGAGACCTCAAG GCATGATTCGTTCACCAATCACCTCGGCCTACAAGAGGAAGtacgaggacgaggaggaggaggagtacgaCTCTGAGATGGAGGACTTCATCGACGATGAAGGGGAGGACCAAGCCACAGTCTCCAAACACATCAAGGAAATCTTTGGCTACGACCGGACCAA ATACAAAGAGGAGAGTGACTATGCATTAAAGTTCATGGAGAGCAGTTGGAGAGACCAGCAAAAAGAGGAGGCTAGGAG cctgaaaatggctgtcttcGAAGATCAGGAAGAGGAGAGACGAGAGGGGGAGGAACTCAAACAGAATATGGCCAAGATGAAGGAAACAAATTGA